In Candidatus Roseilinea sp., one DNA window encodes the following:
- the mrpD gene encoding cation:proton antiporter, translated as MPPSVLVILPIIVPLTAAAVSVLLRSHRRLQAAWSFGAMVAAFVCSSLLLWTVVSSGAPVVFQLGNWPAPAGISLVGDPLSALMAVMCQLVLVGGFLYALGCRDQCAQYPAFYPLFLMLAAGLTGAMLTGDLFNLFVFAELLVFAGAALTAMSDDKFGTEAAYKYFYISFIASIALLLASGSLYVSYGTLNIADLTRRIAADPSPPLVLPAMALLMIFFMVKGAVMPFHFWQPDFHTAAPTPVHAVLSSVVVKLGIYGFLRMTTLLFVEQAETIRSVLVVVGAVGVWFGGLGAVGTYDAKRMLAYSTLGQLGFILVAIGWGTPLALAAAIVYAFNHSLLKAAMLMLAGSVASRAPVKTAAFAAITGLGKKLPWAGVLFLLGGMGLAGIPPLNGFIGKLLLFNSGVDAQAYPSLAAIGLAGIVTLVYVIRAFQRIWWAPLPEGVKPKPYGDRLIAPALLIALSLALGIWAEPLVNLAQATVAWMNLPELYVRAVLGG; from the coding sequence ATGCCGCCATCCGTTTTGGTCATTCTCCCCATCATCGTCCCACTGACCGCCGCAGCGGTTTCCGTGCTGTTGCGCAGCCATCGCCGGCTGCAAGCGGCCTGGTCGTTCGGGGCGATGGTCGCGGCGTTTGTCTGTAGCAGCCTGTTGCTGTGGACGGTGGTGTCGAGCGGCGCGCCGGTCGTGTTCCAGTTGGGTAACTGGCCGGCGCCGGCCGGCATCTCGCTGGTCGGCGATCCACTGTCGGCGCTCATGGCCGTGATGTGCCAGCTCGTGCTGGTGGGTGGGTTCCTGTATGCGTTGGGCTGCCGCGACCAATGCGCACAATACCCCGCGTTCTACCCGCTCTTCTTGATGTTAGCCGCCGGCCTGACCGGGGCGATGCTCACCGGCGATTTGTTCAATCTGTTCGTGTTCGCCGAGCTGCTGGTGTTCGCCGGCGCAGCACTCACGGCCATGTCCGACGACAAGTTCGGCACCGAGGCGGCCTACAAGTACTTCTACATCAGCTTCATCGCGTCCATCGCCTTGCTGCTGGCCAGCGGCAGCCTCTACGTCTCGTATGGCACGCTGAACATCGCCGATCTCACCCGGCGCATCGCCGCCGATCCCTCGCCGCCGCTGGTGTTGCCGGCCATGGCTTTGTTGATGATCTTCTTCATGGTCAAGGGCGCCGTGATGCCCTTTCACTTCTGGCAGCCGGACTTCCACACCGCTGCGCCGACGCCGGTGCATGCGGTGCTGTCATCGGTCGTGGTCAAACTCGGCATCTACGGCTTTCTGCGCATGACCACGCTGCTGTTCGTCGAGCAGGCCGAAACCATTCGGAGCGTGCTGGTGGTGGTCGGTGCGGTGGGCGTGTGGTTCGGCGGTCTGGGGGCGGTGGGCACCTACGACGCCAAACGCATGTTAGCCTATTCGACCCTCGGCCAGCTCGGGTTCATCCTGGTCGCCATCGGCTGGGGCACGCCGCTGGCGCTGGCCGCAGCCATCGTCTATGCCTTCAACCATAGCCTGCTCAAGGCAGCCATGCTGATGCTGGCCGGCAGCGTCGCCAGTCGCGCGCCGGTGAAGACGGCAGCGTTCGCAGCGATCACCGGACTGGGCAAGAAGCTGCCGTGGGCCGGCGTGCTCTTCCTCCTGGGAGGCATGGGCTTGGCCGGCATCCCGCCGCTCAACGGCTTCATCGGCAAACTCCTGTTGTTCAACAGTGGCGTGGATGCACAAGCGTATCCCTCACTGGCGGCCATCGGCCTGGCGGGCATCGTCACACTGGTGTATGTCATTCGCGCCTTCCAGCGCATCTGGTGGGCGCCGCTGCCGGAGGGCGTCAAGCCGAAACCATACGGCGACCGGCTGATCGCTCCAGCGTTGTTGATCGCGCTCAGTCTGGCGCTGGGAATTTGGGCCGAACCGCTGGTCAACCTGGCGCAAGCAACGGTGGCGTGGATGAACCTGCCGGAGCTGTATGTGCGCGCGGTACTCGGCGGCTAA
- the phaF gene encoding K+/H+ antiporter subunit F, whose amino-acid sequence MEQILSVAFALALIVHTLLLGVAVWRVLRGDNAVDRLLSVELVSVLALCVFLLITLITDESIYMDVALALAALGFIGTLALAKYLADQRMF is encoded by the coding sequence ATGGAACAAATCTTGAGCGTAGCATTCGCGCTGGCGCTGATCGTACATACGCTGCTGCTGGGCGTCGCAGTATGGCGCGTGCTGCGTGGCGATAATGCCGTGGATCGCTTGCTGAGCGTGGAGCTGGTGAGCGTGCTGGCGCTGTGTGTATTCCTGTTGATCACGCTGATTACCGACGAGAGCATCTACATGGACGTGGCGCTGGCGCTTGCTGCGCTCGGGTTCATCGGCACGTTAGCACTGGCGAAGTATCTGGCCGACCAACGCATGTTCTGA
- a CDS encoding sodium:proton antiporter, with amino-acid sequence MEIIWQILALLLVIIGTFFSVIGALGLVRLPDVYTRLHAAGKVGVFGAAFLAGATALITPSVLGKAVILIALLVIAGPVVSHALASAAYRMGIPVKRAVRDDLAGERERRLAARDSIDRPV; translated from the coding sequence ATGGAAATCATCTGGCAAATTCTGGCCCTCCTCTTGGTGATCATCGGCACCTTCTTCTCCGTGATCGGCGCGCTTGGGCTGGTGCGCCTGCCGGACGTGTATACGCGCCTGCACGCCGCCGGCAAGGTCGGTGTCTTCGGCGCGGCCTTCCTAGCCGGCGCGACGGCGCTGATTACGCCTTCGGTGCTCGGCAAGGCCGTGATTTTGATCGCGCTGCTGGTCATCGCCGGGCCGGTGGTATCGCACGCGCTAGCTTCGGCGGCTTATCGCATGGGGATTCCTGTCAAGCGCGCCGTGCGAGACGATCTGGCCGGCGAGCGCGAACGCCGGCTGGCTGCGCGCGATTCCATAGACCGCCCGGTATAG
- the phaA gene encoding monovalent cation/H+ antiporter subunit A: MLAFPVLACLIGASAGAAFTFIPRIRSFPSRALGWLLAIAPATAFIAIASQFPRVAAGDALTWRIPWLPALGVEFAFYLDGLSALFGLIITGIGALVLIYAGYYFTPKRADEKSAVETRERVSHASPTSESLLPNTDARFFLYVLLFMTSMLGLVLAGDVITLFLFWEGTSITSFLLIAYKTKDEDARSGAFKALFVTGGGGIALLAGLLFASAISSSTDLAVILRHGDALRNDAWYPIMLGLIAFGAFTKSAQAPFHFWLPKAMTAPTPASAYLHSATMVKAGIYLMARLHPALGNTPMWFWLLIVTGGATMLLGAIIGLRQSDLKSVLAYSTVSQLGVLMMLIGEEAPSAFKALAIGVLAHALYKGALFMIAGIVDHETGVRDLRRLGHLWRVMPWTFVVCSIAALSMAGLPPLFGFLAKETLLAAELEEVLPRLTRLVLPAITVLTGALMLAQAASLTLDTFVTKPGTGWPASRFDASDAHDEHNLHAHEPPAGMLFGPAVLAALSLIITVFQPESIVGLLASAATAAYGAKVKVSLELFHGINLPLILSGIAITLGVVLFALRSLIRGIPSAPALNMNLIYDGVLQSLDRAADIATRTQAGRIRVYLAVILTALFALVIVFGDLWRVFDGATLPNLSRRLFDEPFSVQTALRAFGLLLAVAASFVSIVIRRDLLAIIALGSSGLAVAVVIALEPSPDVALVQAVVDVLTLVVLVLALSRLPRAQRERAEGLNGTGVQTRNVLLAVAGGVMVTVLCLYAFASRPRASLVTPYYEQNAKPLTGAADIVGAIVVDFRGFDTMIEITVFSMAGIGVFSLLRYAMKKRETAGLPTEGEIEPDLAALLQRPLPPTITGIDGVRTSPFIHALAYIALPLSFVLAIVQTIYGHDQPGDGFTAGVTLSLGVGFWYVVFGYDETRSRLRFLRPGLLIGAGILTVMAGSIAPVFLGGGFFSPFDFGAALGLPLPKGFYVSTSFLFEVAICLVVLGAAIFIIDTLGHPERDLE; encoded by the coding sequence ATGCTCGCCTTCCCTGTTCTCGCGTGCCTAATCGGCGCATCCGCCGGGGCGGCATTCACGTTCATCCCGCGCATCCGATCCTTCCCCTCGCGCGCGCTGGGATGGCTGCTGGCCATCGCACCGGCGACTGCTTTCATCGCCATCGCGTCGCAGTTCCCCCGTGTGGCCGCCGGCGATGCCTTGACCTGGCGCATCCCCTGGCTACCGGCGCTCGGCGTCGAGTTCGCGTTCTATCTGGATGGCCTGAGCGCGCTGTTCGGACTGATTATCACCGGCATTGGGGCACTGGTGCTGATCTACGCCGGTTATTACTTCACGCCAAAGCGCGCGGATGAAAAGTCGGCAGTCGAGACGCGGGAGCGGGTGTCACACGCGTCCCCAACATCCGAGTCTCTACTCCCCAACACCGACGCGCGCTTCTTCCTCTACGTCCTCTTGTTCATGACCAGCATGCTGGGGCTGGTGCTGGCCGGCGATGTGATCACGCTCTTCCTGTTCTGGGAGGGCACCAGCATCACGTCGTTTTTGCTGATCGCCTACAAGACCAAAGATGAAGATGCGCGCAGCGGCGCGTTCAAGGCGCTGTTTGTCACTGGCGGCGGCGGCATTGCGCTGCTGGCCGGGCTGCTGTTCGCCTCGGCCATCAGCAGCAGCACCGACCTGGCCGTGATCTTGCGCCACGGCGATGCCCTGCGCAACGATGCGTGGTATCCCATCATGCTGGGGCTGATCGCCTTCGGTGCGTTTACCAAGAGCGCGCAGGCGCCCTTCCACTTCTGGCTGCCCAAGGCAATGACGGCGCCCACGCCAGCCAGCGCCTACCTGCACTCGGCCACGATGGTCAAGGCCGGCATCTACCTGATGGCGCGCCTGCACCCGGCGCTGGGGAACACGCCGATGTGGTTCTGGCTGCTGATCGTGACCGGCGGCGCCACCATGCTGCTGGGCGCGATCATCGGCCTGCGCCAGAGCGATCTGAAGAGCGTGCTGGCCTACTCCACCGTCAGCCAGCTCGGCGTGTTGATGATGTTGATCGGCGAAGAAGCGCCATCGGCGTTCAAGGCATTGGCGATCGGCGTCTTGGCGCACGCGCTCTACAAGGGTGCGCTGTTCATGATCGCCGGCATCGTGGATCACGAGACCGGCGTGCGCGACCTGCGCCGGCTGGGTCATCTCTGGCGCGTCATGCCCTGGACGTTCGTCGTTTGCAGCATCGCCGCGCTCTCCATGGCTGGGCTGCCGCCGCTGTTCGGGTTTCTAGCCAAAGAGACGCTCTTGGCTGCAGAGCTGGAAGAAGTGCTGCCGCGCCTGACGCGCCTCGTGCTGCCGGCCATCACCGTGCTCACCGGCGCATTGATGCTGGCGCAGGCCGCCAGCCTGACGCTGGACACATTCGTGACCAAGCCGGGGACGGGCTGGCCGGCCTCGCGCTTCGATGCGAGCGACGCGCATGATGAACACAATCTGCACGCCCATGAGCCGCCTGCCGGCATGTTGTTCGGTCCGGCTGTGCTGGCTGCGCTCTCGTTGATCATCACCGTGTTTCAGCCTGAGAGCATCGTCGGCCTGTTGGCCAGCGCAGCGACGGCTGCCTATGGCGCAAAAGTCAAGGTGTCGCTGGAATTGTTTCACGGCATCAACCTGCCGCTGATCCTGAGCGGCATCGCGATTACGTTGGGCGTCGTGCTGTTTGCGCTGCGCAGCCTAATCCGCGGCATCCCAAGCGCGCCGGCGTTGAACATGAACCTGATCTACGATGGGGTGCTGCAGAGCCTCGATCGGGCAGCCGATATTGCCACGCGCACCCAGGCCGGCCGCATCCGCGTCTACTTGGCGGTGATCCTCACGGCGCTGTTTGCCCTGGTGATCGTGTTCGGCGACCTATGGCGCGTATTCGATGGCGCAACGCTGCCCAATCTGAGCCGACGCCTGTTCGACGAGCCGTTCAGCGTCCAGACCGCGCTGCGTGCCTTCGGCTTGTTGCTGGCCGTGGCGGCGTCGTTCGTGTCTATTGTCATCCGGCGCGACCTGTTGGCCATCATCGCGTTGGGTTCGTCGGGGTTGGCCGTGGCCGTCGTCATCGCCCTCGAACCGTCGCCGGATGTGGCGCTGGTGCAGGCTGTGGTGGATGTGCTGACGCTGGTGGTGCTGGTGCTGGCGCTCTCGCGGCTGCCGCGTGCGCAGCGCGAGCGGGCCGAGGGGCTGAACGGCACCGGCGTCCAGACGCGCAACGTGCTGCTTGCCGTCGCCGGCGGTGTGATGGTGACCGTGCTGTGCCTCTACGCGTTTGCTTCGCGCCCGCGCGCGTCGCTGGTCACACCCTACTACGAGCAAAACGCCAAGCCGCTCACCGGCGCCGCCGACATCGTCGGTGCGATCGTGGTGGACTTCCGCGGCTTCGACACGATGATCGAGATCACCGTATTCAGCATGGCCGGCATCGGCGTGTTCTCGCTGCTGCGCTACGCGATGAAGAAGCGCGAAACGGCGGGCCTACCGACGGAAGGCGAAATCGAGCCGGATCTCGCCGCTTTGTTGCAACGGCCGCTGCCGCCCACGATCACCGGCATTGATGGTGTGCGCACGTCACCCTTCATCCATGCGCTCGCCTACATCGCGCTGCCGCTGTCATTCGTGCTAGCAATCGTGCAGACAATCTACGGCCACGATCAGCCAGGCGATGGCTTCACCGCCGGTGTCACGCTCAGTCTGGGCGTGGGCTTCTGGTACGTCGTCTTCGGCTATGACGAGACCAGGAGTCGCCTGCGCTTCCTTCGGCCCGGGCTGCTGATCGGCGCCGGCATCCTCACGGTGATGGCCGGCTCGATCGCGCCGGTGTTCCTAGGCGGCGGATTCTTCTCACCCTTCGACTTCGGCGCGGCGCTGGGGTTGCCTTTACCCAAGGGCTTCTACGTTAGCACGTCGTTCCTGTTCGAAGTCGCCATCTGTCTGGTTGTTCTCGGCGCGGCCATCTTCATCATTGACACGCTAGGCCATCCGGAGCGTGATCTGGAGTGA
- a CDS encoding cation:proton antiporter — protein MEIIKALSIGALFGIGLYQLLRRNVIRSAIGLVIISNAVNLFLLSIGAYDGVVEAYAKAVGQRSDALPQALILTAIVISLGGFAFVLALLYVIAARYRTGDSDEVKGLSH, from the coding sequence ATGGAAATCATCAAAGCGCTTTCGATCGGCGCGCTGTTCGGCATCGGGCTGTATCAGTTGTTGCGCCGCAACGTCATTCGTTCGGCCATCGGCTTGGTCATCATCTCGAATGCGGTGAACTTGTTTTTGCTTTCTATCGGCGCCTACGACGGTGTGGTCGAGGCATATGCGAAGGCGGTCGGCCAGCGCAGCGACGCACTGCCACAGGCGCTTATCCTCACGGCCATTGTCATCAGCCTCGGTGGCTTCGCCTTCGTGCTCGCCCTGCTATATGTCATCGCGGCGCGCTACCGCACAGGAGACAGCGATGAGGTGAAGGGGCTAAGCCATTGA
- a CDS encoding cation:proton antiporter, which yields MMPSLLAILPIIIPLTAAAIALLLRRNFRLQAAWAFGAMLTAFGASAYLLWTVWSTGRPVVYQMGRWPAPFGISITADLLSATMAVMVQLVFVFGFIYALGAKDKAVHHSTFYPLFLCLVTGLTGGMLTGDVFNLFVMVELIVISGTVLTAMSDDRYGPEAAYKYFLISTVASFCLLFGVGCLYMSYGTLNMADLAARIAADQTPALLPAAIVFLAVTFMIKSAVVPFHFWQPDFHTASPTPVSAMLSSVVVKIGVYGFLRLTTLLMPHADWLRTLLIALGIVGIVFGGLGAAGTHNAKRMFAYSTLAQIGFIHVGVGWGTPLSLAAAVLFTFNHALVKSTMLMLSGYLASRAPVKTASFGVLRGTGKYAPLAGVLFFIGGMALAGIPPTNGFISKLMLFQSGVQAAQGGDVDATLTYWLPLLLLGLSSIITLVYVFRALMKIWWEPFDPGSPEAKVKPYGDSLLAPGLLIATCLVLGIWAQPLLQLSQDTSAWIRQPQAYVKAVLGERTGWLK from the coding sequence ATGATGCCGTCCTTACTGGCCATCTTGCCCATCATCATCCCGCTCACCGCTGCGGCAATTGCGTTGCTGTTGCGGCGCAACTTTCGGCTACAAGCAGCCTGGGCCTTCGGCGCGATGCTCACCGCGTTTGGGGCGAGCGCTTATCTGTTGTGGACGGTGTGGTCCACCGGCCGGCCGGTCGTGTATCAAATGGGGCGCTGGCCGGCGCCGTTCGGCATCAGCATCACGGCCGACTTGCTCTCGGCCACTATGGCTGTGATGGTTCAGCTCGTGTTCGTGTTCGGCTTCATCTACGCGCTCGGGGCTAAGGACAAGGCGGTGCACCATTCCACGTTCTACCCGCTCTTCCTGTGCCTGGTCACCGGTCTCACCGGCGGCATGCTCACCGGCGACGTCTTCAACCTGTTCGTCATGGTCGAGCTGATCGTGATCAGCGGCACGGTGCTCACCGCCATGAGCGACGACCGCTACGGCCCCGAGGCGGCCTATAAGTACTTCCTGATCAGCACCGTGGCCTCGTTCTGTCTGCTGTTCGGCGTCGGCTGCCTATATATGAGCTACGGCACGCTGAACATGGCCGACTTGGCAGCGCGCATCGCCGCCGACCAGACGCCGGCGCTGTTGCCGGCAGCCATCGTCTTCCTGGCCGTCACGTTCATGATCAAAAGCGCGGTGGTGCCCTTTCACTTTTGGCAACCCGATTTCCATACGGCCTCACCCACGCCGGTCTCGGCCATGCTATCGTCGGTCGTAGTGAAGATCGGCGTGTATGGCTTCCTGCGCCTGACCACGTTGCTGATGCCGCATGCCGATTGGCTTCGCACGTTGCTCATCGCGCTGGGCATTGTGGGCATTGTGTTCGGCGGGTTAGGCGCAGCCGGCACACACAATGCTAAGCGCATGTTCGCCTATTCGACGCTGGCGCAGATCGGCTTCATCCACGTCGGCGTGGGCTGGGGTACGCCGCTGTCGTTGGCGGCGGCCGTCCTGTTTACCTTCAACCACGCGCTCGTCAAGAGCACGATGTTGATGCTCAGCGGCTATCTGGCCAGCCGCGCGCCGGTGAAGACGGCATCGTTCGGCGTCTTGCGCGGCACGGGCAAGTATGCGCCGCTGGCCGGCGTGCTGTTCTTCATCGGCGGCATGGCGCTGGCCGGCATCCCGCCGACCAACGGCTTCATCAGCAAGTTGATGCTCTTTCAAAGCGGTGTGCAGGCCGCTCAGGGGGGTGATGTGGACGCGACGCTGACATACTGGCTGCCGCTGTTGCTGCTCGGCCTCTCCAGCATCATCACCCTGGTCTACGTCTTCCGCGCGCTGATGAAGATCTGGTGGGAACCGTTCGATCCAGGTTCGCCGGAAGCGAAGGTGAAACCCTATGGCGATAGCCTGCTTGCGCCGGGCTTGCTGATCGCCACGTGCCTCGTGCTGGGCATTTGGGCGCAGCCACTGCTGCAACTGTCACAAGACACCAGCGCGTGGATTCGCCAGCCCCAGGCGTACGTGAAGGCCGTGCTGGGCGAGCGAACAGGATGGTTGAAGTGA
- a CDS encoding Na+/H+ antiporter subunit G, with protein sequence MEDFGYLIATVAILVGTFFSIVGIVGLVRLPDVYSRMHATGKVSTFGVVLLTVAAVFATPLAWSKALVLIALLILVGPVVSHAISSASYRLGIPMKQAVRDDLAGKRIKAPARQPQPAQAEPAE encoded by the coding sequence ATGGAAGACTTTGGCTACCTGATCGCCACCGTCGCCATTCTCGTTGGCACGTTCTTCTCCATCGTCGGCATCGTCGGCCTGGTGCGGCTGCCGGACGTGTATTCGCGGATGCACGCCACCGGCAAAGTCTCGACGTTCGGCGTGGTGTTGCTCACCGTTGCAGCCGTGTTTGCCACACCGCTGGCCTGGAGCAAGGCGCTGGTGCTAATCGCGCTGCTGATCCTGGTCGGGCCGGTGGTGTCGCACGCCATCAGCTCAGCGTCCTATCGGCTGGGCATTCCGATGAAACAAGCCGTGCGCGACGATCTGGCCGGCAAACGCATCAAGGCTCCGGCGCGCCAGCCACAGCCTGCGCAGGCCGAGCCGGCAGAATGA
- a CDS encoding alpha/beta hydrolase, whose amino-acid sequence MQHAFVTLSGLRIHYYCAGEGGSPVILLHGGGVDSAKLSWKLAIPALARTHRVFAPEMPGYGESDRPARFDHTIESYGCIVRDFMAALDIAHASFAGVSMGGALTLHIGLTYPECVIKLAPVASYGLQRTAPAHFLSYLITRTPLLISLVYAALRNHRAWVRASLGRIFANPTRLTDDLVDDVYEELRKPNAGQAFTIFQRHELLPDRLRTNYMERLGEIAAPTCFVHGDKDALVPVTGAREAAARLPGAKLHVMHNCGHWPQRERPEEFNAIITEFLHG is encoded by the coding sequence ATGCAGCACGCCTTCGTCACCCTGAGCGGGCTGCGCATCCACTACTACTGCGCGGGCGAAGGCGGCAGTCCGGTCATCCTGCTGCATGGCGGCGGCGTGGACTCCGCCAAGCTCTCGTGGAAGCTTGCCATACCGGCGCTGGCGCGGACGCATCGCGTCTTTGCACCGGAGATGCCCGGCTACGGCGAGAGCGACCGGCCGGCGCGTTTCGATCACACCATCGAATCCTACGGTTGCATCGTGCGCGACTTCATGGCGGCGTTGGACATTGCGCACGCGAGCTTCGCGGGCGTCTCGATGGGCGGTGCATTGACGTTGCACATCGGCCTGACCTACCCCGAATGCGTGATCAAGCTGGCGCCAGTCGCCAGCTATGGCCTGCAACGTACTGCGCCGGCGCACTTCCTGTCCTATCTGATCACGCGCACGCCGCTGCTGATCAGCCTGGTGTACGCAGCGCTGCGCAACCACCGCGCTTGGGTGCGCGCCAGCCTGGGCCGGATCTTCGCCAACCCAACTCGCCTGACCGATGACCTGGTGGACGACGTCTACGAGGAACTCCGCAAGCCAAACGCCGGACAAGCATTCACTATCTTCCAACGGCACGAGCTGCTGCCCGATCGGCTACGCACCAATTACATGGAGCGCCTGGGCGAGATCGCCGCTCCAACGTGCTTCGTCCATGGCGATAAAGATGCGCTCGTGCCGGTCACCGGCGCGCGTGAAGCGGCTGCAAGGCTCCCTGGCGCAAAGCTGCACGTGATGCACAATTGCGGTCACTGGCCACAGCGCGAGCGACCCGAAGAATTCAACGCGATCATCACCGAGTTCCTGCATGGCTGA
- a CDS encoding glucosamine--fructose-6-phosphate aminotransferase, whose protein sequence is MAEPSAPGTHMRAEIYEQPEALARLLERADAVLAPVAHAARNCAFAVLAARGSSDNASIYGKYLLEGQARMPTALAAPSLYTLYGTPPHLAGALVVGVSQSGAAADVTAVLEAGRRQGAVTLAITNTPDSPITRAAEHVLLLGAGAERALAATKTVTAQCTAYAVLVADMLNHAELKRQLLGLPDAVRDVLALEPQIAELVASFINDERAVVIGRGYTYGAAHEIALKLKETCFIGAHAYSAADFLHGPLAMIEPGYPAIVLLNHDETLETTVQVMERILQRGGRVLCLATQPAVAALSALIGHPALTMLALGAPPRLLSPVAFIVAGQLFALHLSVRLGYNPDISRGVTKVTVTK, encoded by the coding sequence ATGGCTGAGCCTTCCGCACCCGGCACGCACATGCGCGCCGAAATCTACGAACAGCCCGAGGCGCTCGCGCGCTTGCTCGAACGCGCCGACGCCGTGCTCGCCCCGGTCGCGCATGCAGCGCGCAATTGTGCGTTTGCCGTCTTGGCCGCACGTGGCAGCAGCGACAACGCCTCCATCTACGGCAAGTATCTGCTCGAAGGGCAAGCGCGCATGCCGACTGCGCTGGCTGCGCCTTCGCTCTACACGCTGTATGGCACGCCGCCGCACCTGGCCGGCGCGCTCGTCGTCGGCGTTTCACAAAGCGGCGCTGCTGCGGATGTTACCGCCGTGCTCGAAGCTGGGCGTCGCCAGGGCGCGGTGACCCTCGCTATCACCAACACGCCCGACTCGCCCATCACGCGCGCAGCCGAACACGTGCTGCTGCTGGGCGCCGGCGCAGAACGCGCGTTGGCTGCCACCAAAACGGTCACCGCCCAGTGTACCGCCTATGCGGTTCTGGTGGCCGATATGCTGAATCATGCCGAGCTAAAGCGGCAGTTGCTTGGCTTGCCCGATGCCGTGCGCGACGTACTGGCGCTGGAGCCACAGATCGCCGAACTGGTCGCGTCGTTCATCAACGATGAGCGCGCTGTGGTGATCGGACGCGGCTACACCTACGGCGCAGCCCACGAGATCGCCCTCAAGCTGAAGGAGACGTGCTTCATCGGCGCGCATGCCTATTCCGCAGCCGACTTCTTGCATGGCCCACTGGCGATGATCGAGCCGGGTTACCCGGCCATCGTGCTGCTCAACCACGACGAGACGCTGGAGACCACGGTGCAGGTGATGGAGCGCATCCTGCAACGCGGCGGCCGGGTGCTGTGCCTGGCGACGCAGCCGGCCGTCGCCGCGTTGTCCGCGTTGATCGGCCATCCGGCGCTAACCATGCTGGCGTTGGGCGCGCCGCCCCGCCTGCTCAGCCCGGTCGCATTCATCGTCGCTGGGCAGCTATTCGCGTTGCACCTATCGGTGCGGCTGGGCTACAACCCAGACATCTCGCGCGGCGTCACAAAGGTGACGGTGACGAAGTAG
- a CDS encoding GlcNAc-PI de-N-acetylase produces MDKEFIPSSAMVIVAHPDDIEFGCAGTCAKWAKHGAKVVYVLVTSGNSGTHDTSHTRETIAEVREREQRAAAEICGVHEVEFLRYNDGEVMPTLELRKDLVRVIRKHKPEVVIAMDPTRMYSGKEYINHPDHRAVAIATMDAIAPVAAMPLMYPELGPAHKVREVWIQWVDDPDTWVDISDTLELKVRALLQHKSQVGEEMAQRIRDWALQEGKGLAPAEAFKVIFLEKRGEPSSDSKAPESKEEAMAQAS; encoded by the coding sequence ATGGATAAAGAGTTCATCCCGTCTTCGGCCATGGTCATCGTCGCCCACCCCGACGACATCGAATTCGGCTGCGCCGGCACCTGCGCCAAGTGGGCCAAGCACGGCGCGAAGGTCGTCTACGTCCTCGTCACCAGCGGCAACAGCGGTACGCACGATACTTCACACACCCGCGAGACGATCGCCGAAGTGCGCGAGCGCGAGCAGCGCGCCGCCGCCGAAATCTGCGGCGTGCACGAGGTCGAGTTCCTGCGCTACAACGACGGCGAGGTCATGCCGACGCTGGAGCTGCGCAAAGACCTGGTGCGGGTGATCCGCAAGCACAAACCCGAAGTGGTGATCGCCATGGACCCCACGCGCATGTACAGCGGCAAGGAGTATATCAACCATCCCGATCATCGCGCCGTGGCCATCGCCACAATGGATGCGATCGCGCCGGTCGCGGCCATGCCGCTGATGTATCCCGAACTCGGCCCGGCGCACAAAGTGCGCGAAGTATGGATCCAATGGGTGGACGACCCCGACACATGGGTGGACATCAGCGACACACTCGAGCTGAAGGTGCGCGCGTTGCTGCAACACAAGAGCCAGGTCGGCGAAGAGATGGCGCAGCGCATCCGCGACTGGGCGCTCCAGGAAGGCAAAGGGCTGGCGCCGGCAGAAGCGTTCAAGGTCATCTTCCTGGAGAAGCGCGGCGAGCCATCCAGCGATAGCAAAGCGCCCGAAAGCAAGGAAGAGGCCATGGCCCAGGCATCTTGA